One segment of Candidatus Pelagibacter ubique HTCC1062 DNA contains the following:
- a CDS encoding sarcosine oxidase subunit delta, protein MFLITCPFCGEREQSEFKAGGEAHIERPKQPTELSDDEWAEYLFMRKNIKGIQFERWNHAHGCRKWFNMVRDTSNDQIKAVYKMGEKPPIK, encoded by the coding sequence ATGTTTTTAATTACTTGTCCTTTTTGTGGTGAACGAGAACAAAGTGAATTTAAAGCTGGTGGTGAAGCTCACATTGAAAGACCTAAACAACCCACAGAATTAAGTGATGATGAATGGGCAGAATACTTATTTATGAGAAAAAACATTAAAGGAATTCAATTTGAAAGATGGAACCATGCTCACGGATGTAGAAAGTGGTTTAACATGGTGAGGGATACTTCAAATGACCAAATTAAAGCTGTTTATAAAATGGGTGAAAAACCTCCTATAAAATAA
- a CDS encoding sarcosine oxidase subunit beta family protein: MKNKYSIFSLVKNAFSYHENWQKAWKDPTVKKEYDAVIIGGGGHGLATAYYLAKKHNMTNIAVVEKGWIGGGNTGRNTTIIRSNYLWDASAGLYDHALKLWEGLSQEINYNVMFSQRGVMNLAHNLQDVRDLKRRTHANRLNGIDAVYLSTEEVKKFCPIINTSQDIRYPVLGGTLQRRAGTARHDAVAWGYARGADEMGVDIIQNCEVKGIKRNGDEVEGIETTKGFIKTKKVGVVAAGHSSVLANMAGLRLPLESKPLQALVSEPVKPIIDTVVMSNAVHAYVSQSDKGELVIGAGTDDYVSYSQKGSHDIVEGTLNAILELYPIFSRMRMLRQWGGIVDICPDASPIISKTTIKGLYFNCGWGTGGFKATPGSGDLFAHTIANDEPHKLNAAFNLNRFISGDLVDEHGAAAVAH; the protein is encoded by the coding sequence ATGAAAAATAAGTATTCAATATTCTCATTAGTCAAAAATGCTTTTTCCTATCATGAAAATTGGCAAAAAGCCTGGAAAGATCCCACTGTAAAAAAAGAATATGATGCAGTTATTATTGGTGGTGGTGGTCATGGTTTGGCAACTGCTTACTATTTAGCAAAAAAACATAATATGACAAATATTGCGGTAGTAGAAAAAGGCTGGATTGGTGGTGGTAATACAGGAAGAAATACTACGATTATAAGATCTAATTATTTATGGGATGCTAGTGCTGGTCTTTATGATCATGCTTTAAAATTGTGGGAAGGTTTATCTCAAGAAATAAATTACAATGTAATGTTTAGTCAAAGAGGTGTGATGAATCTTGCACATAACTTACAGGATGTTAGAGATTTAAAAAGACGAACACATGCTAATAGATTAAATGGCATAGACGCAGTTTACTTAAGCACAGAAGAAGTCAAAAAATTTTGCCCTATTATTAATACCTCACAAGATATTCGATATCCTGTACTGGGTGGAACTTTACAAAGAAGAGCTGGTACCGCAAGGCATGATGCTGTTGCTTGGGGGTATGCTAGAGGTGCAGATGAAATGGGTGTAGATATAATTCAAAATTGTGAAGTTAAAGGAATTAAAAGAAATGGTGATGAAGTAGAAGGTATTGAAACAACCAAAGGTTTTATAAAAACTAAAAAAGTTGGAGTAGTTGCTGCTGGTCATTCAAGTGTGCTAGCAAACATGGCAGGTTTAAGATTACCTTTAGAAAGTAAACCTCTTCAAGCTCTAGTTTCAGAACCAGTTAAACCTATTATTGATACAGTAGTGATGTCTAACGCTGTACATGCATATGTTAGTCAGTCTGACAAAGGTGAGCTAGTAATAGGTGCAGGCACTGATGATTATGTTTCTTATTCACAAAAAGGTAGTCACGATATTGTTGAGGGAACATTAAATGCAATCTTAGAACTTTATCCAATTTTTAGTAGAATGAGAATGCTTCGACAATGGGGTGGAATTGTAGATATCTGCCCAGATGCTAGTCCTATTATTAGTAAAACGACGATAAAAGGTTTGTACTTTAATTGTGGCTGGGGAACTGGTGGATTTAAAGCAACACCTGGATCAGGTGATTTATTTGCTCACACAATCGCAAATGATGAACCACACAAACTAAATGCTGCATTTAATTTAAATAGGTTTATCAGTGGAGACCTTGTTGATGAACATGGTGCAGCGGCGGTAGCTCATTAA
- a CDS encoding sarcosine oxidase subunit alpha family protein — protein MLKNLRVTTSKYIDETSRVSFKFNGKSYFGYKGDTLASALLANGIHLVGRSFKYHRPRGIMTSGSEEPNAIVQVNNNTALTEPNVRATELEIYHGLEANSQNCWPSVNFDIGGINNFLSPLLPAGFYYKTFMWPANFWEKYEYVIRHSAGLGKSPTVPDPDIYDHKYIHCDVLVIGAGISGIIAAKTAAKNNLKTLLLDEKNEIGGSTIFQNSDHIKINDQNSSVWLENEINELRNIENLEIKTRTSVAAYHGYNYLLARENLTDHLPKNEKNKKVRQRLLKIRAKKVIVATGSLERPLVFNNNDRPGIMLSSAVKKYADYYGVATGQKNIFLTNNDTAYESAISLQKKGIKVEAIIDIRKQSKTAFTKEADDLGIKVYRSHTVVNTEGYKRINKITIMELSEDGQSFANPEKIELDCDCLAIAGGWTPAVHLFTQSGGKLKFREKDQVFIPDIYSSAQISIGSCNGDFDLDDVIKNSTKSLKEFLNINETEFDNLEINCPKDNKIRNIWLLPSDKVLGKTKPFVDYQNDATAKDIKLALREGFRSIEHVKRYTTTGMGTDQGKLGNMHALGIIAETAGVKMGELGTTTFRPPYTPLTFGTIVGRNVGEYFDTFRRTPMNDWHIENKAEFENVGQWKRAWYYPKNNETMHEAVQRESKAARNSAGILDASTLGKIDIQGTDASEFLNRVYTNAWSKLAIGKCRYGLMLNEDGMVYDDGVTTRLDENHYIMTTTTGGAANVLGKLEDYLQTEWPELDVYLSSVTDHYATASICGPNSKKILNKLIPDLDLSDESFPHMSFKNTKIGNIKCRIMRISFTGEHSYEINIQANYGEDLWKKCMEAGKEFNITPYGTETMHLLRAEKGFIIVGQDTDATMTPIDLQMDWIVSKKKYDFIGKRSLYRSDTMKEDRKQLVGLLTDNPSEVLEEGAQIVADTSLKPVEMLGHVTSSYYSPNLNKSIALAVVRGGKNMLGQKLFIPMENKNINVTIVDPVFFDKENLRLNA, from the coding sequence ATGCTAAAAAATTTAAGAGTTACAACTAGTAAATATATTGATGAAACTTCCAGAGTTTCTTTTAAATTCAATGGAAAATCTTATTTTGGATACAAAGGTGATACCCTTGCCTCAGCTTTGCTAGCTAATGGTATTCATTTAGTAGGAAGAAGTTTTAAATATCATAGGCCACGAGGAATAATGACTTCAGGATCTGAAGAGCCTAATGCAATTGTACAGGTTAATAACAACACAGCACTAACAGAACCCAATGTTAGAGCAACCGAACTAGAAATCTATCATGGGCTTGAGGCAAACAGTCAAAATTGTTGGCCTAGTGTTAACTTTGATATTGGAGGTATAAATAATTTCTTATCCCCACTTCTGCCTGCTGGTTTTTATTATAAAACATTTATGTGGCCTGCTAATTTTTGGGAAAAGTATGAATATGTTATAAGACATTCAGCAGGACTAGGAAAATCTCCAACAGTGCCTGATCCTGACATATATGATCATAAATACATTCACTGTGATGTTTTGGTTATCGGAGCTGGCATTAGTGGAATTATAGCTGCAAAAACTGCAGCAAAAAATAATCTTAAAACATTATTACTTGATGAAAAAAATGAAATCGGAGGATCTACAATTTTCCAAAATTCAGATCATATAAAAATAAACGATCAAAATTCTTCTGTTTGGTTAGAAAATGAAATTAATGAATTAAGAAATATTGAAAACCTAGAAATTAAAACAAGAACTAGTGTTGCTGCTTATCATGGATATAACTATTTATTAGCTAGAGAAAATTTAACTGATCACCTTCCTAAAAATGAAAAAAATAAAAAAGTAAGACAAAGATTATTAAAAATTAGAGCTAAAAAAGTTATTGTTGCTACTGGTTCTTTAGAGCGACCTCTGGTATTTAATAATAACGATAGACCTGGTATTATGCTTTCATCTGCAGTTAAAAAGTATGCAGATTATTATGGTGTTGCAACTGGTCAAAAAAATATATTTCTTACTAATAATGACACAGCTTATGAAAGTGCAATTTCATTACAAAAAAAAGGTATTAAAGTTGAAGCAATCATAGATATTAGAAAGCAATCTAAAACTGCATTTACTAAAGAAGCTGACGATTTAGGGATTAAAGTTTATAGATCACACACAGTTGTAAATACTGAGGGTTATAAAAGAATTAATAAAATTACAATAATGGAATTGTCAGAAGATGGTCAATCTTTTGCAAATCCAGAAAAAATAGAACTTGATTGTGATTGCCTAGCAATTGCAGGTGGATGGACGCCAGCCGTTCATTTGTTTACTCAATCAGGAGGTAAATTAAAATTTAGAGAAAAAGATCAAGTATTTATTCCTGATATATATTCATCAGCTCAAATTAGCATTGGTTCTTGTAATGGTGATTTTGATTTAGATGATGTTATAAAAAATTCTACAAAATCTTTAAAAGAATTTTTAAATATAAATGAAACTGAATTTGACAATTTAGAAATAAATTGTCCTAAAGATAATAAGATTAGAAATATTTGGCTACTTCCATCCGATAAAGTTTTAGGAAAAACAAAACCTTTCGTAGATTATCAAAATGATGCAACTGCAAAAGATATTAAACTTGCTCTAAGAGAAGGTTTTAGATCGATTGAACATGTAAAAAGATATACAACAACTGGAATGGGTACCGATCAAGGAAAGCTTGGTAATATGCATGCCCTTGGTATTATTGCAGAAACTGCTGGTGTTAAGATGGGTGAGCTTGGAACTACAACGTTTAGACCTCCTTACACTCCATTAACATTTGGAACAATTGTTGGACGAAATGTTGGTGAATATTTTGATACATTTAGAAGAACGCCAATGAATGACTGGCACATAGAAAATAAAGCTGAATTTGAAAATGTTGGTCAGTGGAAAAGAGCTTGGTACTATCCAAAAAATAATGAAACAATGCATGAGGCCGTTCAAAGGGAAAGTAAAGCTGCAAGAAATAGCGCTGGTATATTAGATGCTTCAACTCTTGGTAAAATTGATATTCAAGGAACGGATGCTTCAGAATTTTTAAACAGAGTTTATACAAATGCTTGGTCAAAACTTGCCATTGGAAAATGTCGTTATGGTTTAATGCTTAATGAAGATGGTATGGTTTACGATGATGGGGTCACAACTAGACTTGATGAAAATCATTATATTATGACCACAACAACAGGTGGTGCTGCAAACGTATTAGGAAAACTAGAAGATTACCTACAAACTGAATGGCCTGAACTAGATGTGTATTTGTCATCTGTAACGGATCATTATGCAACAGCTAGCATCTGTGGGCCTAATAGTAAAAAAATTCTTAATAAATTAATACCTGATCTTGATCTTTCAGATGAAAGCTTTCCACACATGTCATTCAAAAATACAAAAATTGGCAATATTAAATGTAGAATTATGCGTATTAGTTTTACTGGTGAACATAGTTATGAAATTAATATCCAAGCTAACTATGGTGAAGACTTATGGAAAAAATGCATGGAAGCAGGTAAAGAATTTAACATCACTCCTTATGGCACTGAGACAATGCACTTATTAAGAGCAGAAAAAGGATTTATTATTGTTGGCCAAGATACGGATGCAACGATGACACCTATAGATTTACAGATGGATTGGATTGTTAGTAAAAAGAAATATGACTTTATTGGTAAAAGATCTCTTTATAGATCTGACACCATGAAAGAAGATAGAAAACAATTAGTAGGTTTACTGACAGATAATCCAAGTGAAGTTTTAGAAGAAGGAGCTCAAATAGTTGCTGACACTAGTTTAAAACCAGTTGAAATGCTAGGTCATGTAACTTCAAGTTACTATAGCCCTAATTTAAATAAATCAATTGCCCTAGCAGTAGTTAGAGGTGGAAAAAATATGCTAGGTCAAAAATTATTTATCCCAATGGAAAATAAAAATATTAATGTGACGATTGTTGATCCTGTTTTTTTTGACAAAGAAAATTTGAGGTTAAATGCTTAA